One genomic window of Sulfurovum lithotrophicum includes the following:
- a CDS encoding replication-associated recombination protein A, protein MVNLALKYRPKTLDELIGQKHLLGENAPLRKLIESNALPHIFLYGPPGCGKTTLARIIATQLGRPFYEMNATTLKIDDLRKIFKEYANALQKPLIFIDEVHRLSKNQQEVLLPFMENNAALVIGASTENPYYSLTAAMRSRSHLFELEALKQKEMQDYLAKIIALQAMDVEEDAVEYLVFSSGGDVRAMLNLLESAQMVATPVTLETLKQIRPHAMQAGSSESESHYELTSAMIKSIRGSDIDAALYYLARLIEGGEPAEFIARRLAILASEDIGNANPPALNLASSTLNIVKHIGYPEARISLSQLVIYLASSPKSNSAYKAINNAQKVIKNGEIHPIPDHIKTHAKSYLYPHNFGGWVAQKYLSVPMYFYETEQIGFEKTLFEWHEKIVKG, encoded by the coding sequence ATGGTCAATCTTGCGCTCAAATATCGTCCCAAAACACTTGATGAACTGATAGGGCAAAAACATCTTCTTGGTGAAAATGCACCATTGAGAAAACTGATAGAATCAAATGCCCTGCCCCATATTTTTCTCTATGGCCCTCCAGGCTGTGGGAAGACTACCCTCGCACGTATCATCGCGACACAGCTTGGTAGACCTTTTTACGAAATGAATGCCACCACCCTCAAGATTGATGATTTGCGCAAGATATTCAAAGAGTATGCCAATGCTCTGCAGAAACCTCTTATCTTCATCGATGAGGTGCACCGTTTGAGCAAGAATCAGCAGGAGGTATTGCTTCCTTTCATGGAGAATAATGCTGCCCTGGTTATCGGTGCTTCTACGGAGAATCCCTACTATTCCCTGACGGCGGCTATGCGTTCCCGTTCACATCTTTTCGAACTTGAAGCCCTGAAGCAGAAAGAGATGCAGGATTACTTGGCCAAGATCATAGCACTTCAAGCAATGGATGTAGAAGAAGATGCTGTGGAATACCTGGTCTTTTCAAGTGGCGGGGATGTCAGAGCGATGCTGAATCTGCTTGAAAGTGCACAAATGGTTGCCACCCCCGTTACATTGGAAACACTCAAACAAATACGCCCCCACGCCATGCAGGCAGGAAGCAGTGAGAGTGAAAGTCATTATGAACTCACTTCGGCCATGATCAAAAGTATTAGAGGCTCCGATATCGATGCGGCACTCTATTACCTTGCTCGCCTGATAGAGGGAGGGGAGCCCGCAGAGTTCATTGCCAGACGGCTGGCAATACTGGCAAGTGAAGATATAGGCAATGCCAACCCCCCTGCCCTGAATCTCGCCTCATCCACCTTGAATATCGTGAAACACATTGGATATCCTGAAGCGCGTATCTCGCTATCACAACTGGTGATCTACCTGGCCTCCTCGCCCAAGTCGAACAGTGCCTATAAAGCCATCAACAATGCGCAGAAAGTTATAAAGAATGGGGAGATACACCCTATTCCGGATCACATCAAGACCCATGCAAAAAGTTATCTCTATCCGCATAATTTCGGGGGGTGGGTTGCGCAGAAGTACCTGTCTGTCCCGATGTATTTCTATGAAACAGAACAGATCGGGTTTGAAAAGACACTTTTTGAATGGCATGAGAAGATTGTCAAGGGCTGA